One Triticum dicoccoides isolate Atlit2015 ecotype Zavitan chromosome 3B, WEW_v2.0, whole genome shotgun sequence genomic window, GCGAACCGACAGACTGGGTCTAACTGAACGCACAAGACGAGCCGGACCTTATCCGAAAACCTGCCCACCTTCAAATCGCCGTGGACGACCAAGGAGACGGCGGCCGTGGGCACAGGAGGCGAATCCGCATCCGGGGGGAACAAGAGCAGAGGAATCGGGAAGCGATCCGTGTTGGTGGTAACTGGTAAGCACCACAAAAAAAAATTCGATTTTTCTTGCTTCCCCCGTGACCTAGGTCTGCATCTCCTCACCGTTGAAGTGCAGGAGTTGATAGCCGGATTCCCGGAGGGAGACGAATTCGACCTAGCAGCGGAGTTGGGAGCCCGATTCCAGGTGGGAGACGGCAGAGATCACCAAGAAGGACGACATCAATCGCTATAAATAAAGGGGGCCAAGAACACCCAAGGGCCAAGGCGCAGCCAGAGATCCGGGTGCTGAgtctttttttgcttgctgttgctGAATACTAGTGCTAGAAATACTTGAGGAAATTCCTAGCCTGCAGGCTGCAGCAGATGGAAGGCCCCTTCCCATTGCTTGTGCATGATCTTGGGAACCGTACAGATGACTGCCAGACGCGGTTCAGCATCTCCAACCAGGCCGTGAGCACCGCAGCCATCCATCAACTCAAGGACTACAGGTGCTTCGAGTCTCCACAGGGCTGGGTGCTCGCGCTGGAACCTGCTTCCCTGCACACGTTCCTGTGGCGTCCTCAGGACGGCCAGAGGATCAGCCTTCCATCCCCAAAACAAGAATTTCCCAGGAGGTGCAAGTGCCTGCTTTCCGACAAGCCTAGCTCGACATCGTCTTGCACTGTTCTGGTCCTCGATCTTGACCAGCCTAATCTGTTGGTGTGCCGAATCGGAGGAAGCCAATGGGACTCTTACAACTATGAGCTCACCATGTTCCTCGCAGATGACAAGCCCCGGGAGATACATATGGCCAAACTTAAAGGCATTGCTGCTGTTGGGGGCAAGGTCTACTACACGTTCATGGGACACGCCCTTGGAGTAGTGGAGTTCAGCCCTGAGCTCAGCCTCACCGAGTTTGAAGTTGATATGGTTGAACTGCCCGACACCATGCCGTTTACTTCAACTTACTTGGTTGAATCATGTGGTGACCTCTTTATGGTGGTCGTTGTCTTTCTTGGACACAACGTGCACAAAATCGACAAGGTCGACGTGTATAAGATGGACTTCTCGAGGCCGGAATGGTGCAAGGTGGACAGGATTGGTGATAGGGTGTTCCTCTTGGGTGGAGACAGCATCGGAGCTTCCAACTTTGGAGCATCATGTTCGGCCAGTGAACATGGTTTGTCTAGCAACTGTATCTACTTTCTGAACAACATCGCTGCCGAGGAGAATTACCTGCACATTTTCAACCTGGAGAAAGGGACTGAAGAAGTGCAACGTCCTTTTAGACACAAAAATGGTTGCCTGCTGCCACCGCCACGTCCACCGATGTGGCTGTTACCCACAGACGACTGACTTCATGTGCAAGGAAAATTTAGCACTGTACTAgtactttttttgtttgtttggataCCTGCAATAAAGTGGTGCCTAGCACCTTAGTTCAAGGTTTTGGTGTATTCTCAGTTAGAGAGGGTACATGTTTATCATGCGTCGTAGAATTTGTTTTCGTTGTCACCTCTGAAATGTGAACTTTGTGACGAGAGGAAAACTATTACCATCTGCATTTATCACTGTTTTCTCCAAAGCATTAGATTTTTGTATATATATCATCTGTCAAAACGCCACTGAGATATACACCTCTGTTTTTACAGCAGTAGTACCATACACCTTCATCTTCATTTGAGAGAATCTGATGTACATAATTTATGAAGCAATAAACTTAATTTTTCTGCTATGATCCGATTAATGTTAATGGATTATTTGTGATGAAATACATAGTCGGTGTAGAAACTCTAGATTATCCATATTGTCTTATGCATGGCTTCTTTTCAGTCTCCACAGCTCCCAACTGGTTGTCCATCTGCCAGACTGTTTGATCTTGTGCGCAAGAACTGGATGGGAATGTCCAACTGAAGACTAATTTGCAAAACCAGCAAGCCTGCAACATGGACAAAATCATCTCAGTGGAAGAAGTGGAGTACAATACATCTTATCATTAATACTATCTTGGTTTGATACAGGCAATGAAATTCTGACATTAAGTAACGTAAACATGATTCCAAAATATAGGACATGTGAGCGTTACAGACTAGTAACAATGAACTGACTATTGACCACTTCCCTACACACAAAAAATAAGTAGATGAACATGATAAATCAGAAGTCCCAAGGTCATGCCATTGATGGTCTGGGAAAATCTTCTCTAATCTTAACTCATATTGTGCGGCTTATCTTCTGTGTTATCTGAGTTGAGAGAGAGAATGTCAAAGGTATTGAAGAGCTTATCACCCTGGTGCATTGGCCCAGAGCTTTCAGGTGTTTTAACACTGAGCTAAGTATTTGTAATGGATAATAATGGATGCCAAGAAAAGAACCATACAGTCTTCCGGTGATTCCTGTCAGGACCCGTCTGCAACGTAGCAACACCTGAAGGCAAAGTTCAGTTAATTTGAATTGCTTCCACGAGCACGCGAAGACAGCTGAGCCATCCATCCCGGATCCAACGTCTTCCCTTCACCCGTACCGTTTCGCGAGTTATGATGAAGCTGACACCGTGGATCACGCATCGGACGGCTCCCCGACTCGGACGCGCCGCTGTTCACTTTCCGGCAAAAGGCTTGCAGCCTCAACCACTATGTAttcattttcttcttttcttttttgggtTTGTAAGGCTATAAAGCCAGGGATTGGAGACGCTAGAACCATCTCCCAGTtttctagggtttccccctttgcgCCGCCAATGTTCCTGGCTGGCTAGGTTCCTCTGTAAGAAGCTAAACTGCTCCAATCTTTCCTCTGAAAGTGAATGAAATAGCTAAGTTCAGACTAGTTCCTCTGAATCCAGTTCTTCAGATCCTCCTTGGGTCTGACAGTTCCTACCATACCCTCTTGATAACCTACAGGCTACAAAAGGGGATATGTCAGCACAAAAGAAACAGAAAGTGACTATGGAAATATTATGAACCACAAGTACGCAAAGCACTAGAGGACCTAGTTAGCATCCTGCCATTCATCGTTTTCGGAGCTTATCTATAGAAAGTATTTTTCTTGTATGTATTTCTTGTTATCGTTCTCATtatccttggagcatatccatcaAAAATAGCTTTACAAGTGAGAATTGGATAGGGTTGCCTGCCTTCCCCAGAACGGTGATAGCAAAAACGGCGGGACGGAGACTAACAAATATCTTTGGTATTGCCATGGATAATTGTCAAACTTTAGTCTAGAAGTGTACTTGTCCAACACCCAGCGAAGAAAGTGCACTTGAACAACGTATAGAAGTGCAAGAGCAATTGATTATGTAAAAACAACAATGTTATTAGAGCCAAGTTTACGCACTACAGAGAAAAGGCAGCAGGGAGATATAAAATATGTGGGGGTTACAAACTAGTAATAATGTTCTTGGTTCAAAAAGAAAACTAGTAATAATGTTCTAACAACTTGCCTACAGAAGAACATTATGTAGATGAACATAGTAAATCAAGATTCCCAACGTCATGTGTCATGGATGGTTTGTGAACATCTTCTCTGTTGTCTTCATTCATATAGCACAGCCTATCTTCTGTGTTACCTGAATAGATAATGCAAAATGATCAAATATAGGGATATTGAATAGTTTACGACCTTGGTGCTTCAGCCCAGAGTTTTCGCGTATTTTAGCACTtagctaagtactccctccgtcccgtaatTCTTGTCGCAACGACATTTTTTCAAAAAATTCCTTCAGGTTTATCCGACCGAACCCGCGGTCCAGTCGTCTGTGCCTGGAGCCCACTCCTAGTCCTCAAGTCCTCACTGGCTCACTCCTCGGTCCTCACTTTCTCAGTACAATACTTATAGATGCCCTCTTTTTGTTTATAGATGCTACATTGTCAGTATTTGATGATGATTTTAGTTGCTAGATGCCACTGTTTGTCTATTTATTAGATATAGAAACCGATTTTGACATTGAGAAATTTGTGTTTCTCTAAAATTTTACAGGAACGCTAGATGAGTAAAAGGAACAGGACATTAAATTCTTGCTAGAAGGGAGTATATTAGTAATTGAGGAGTTAGATGCAGACATTAGAGATCTTGCTAGAAAGGAGTATATTAGTATGGGTCCTTACCAACCAACTAATCATACATATgtgtaacagcctggtttttgccctcttttctttgcccgATTTTCTTCTGAGTtggtttgaatttggagttttgaatcattccatttggacttgatcacttgggtatcccttgattttcacccaagtgccccctctcctcttctaacccatcatttcactcctggccaacccaacaaaattgcttggaatatttttcttaaatgaaaaatattcattttgcctcctAAACCCTAGTTAAAAtctttgacctccaaagcaaccatcatttctgttgccccaaaaatcctgagaaaaatctcaaatattctttggaccctagggcaaatttctgagcaaaaatatttcaccactttttggagtatttttgctacaaaaaatattttcaattctgggctgaaatggtagtttctacagcaactacctttttactagctccaatgtagtTGGTTTTTTCCCTATGCTTATTCACCTTAGTATGAGTCAGTAAAACTCCAAAGATCAGCCCTTGAATCACTGTGGTTAACCACAGTAACTattcaaagtttctgtccagtaactaagcatcttcaccatttcacttctactgcacctggaaaccAACTGAGCCGTGGTAACACCTAaagttactaaggactacacgccagacatcatggttagtgcatatgtggcctgatgtcatggtccacgcggtgaccgcgttcatccgagggtgctggcatgccaaacgcgcgctctgcgcgtcgtgataacccacaagtataggggatcgcaacagttttcggggatagagtattcaacccaaatttgttaattcgacacaaggggagccaaagaatattctcaagtattagcagttgagttgtcaattcaaccacacctggaaacttaatatctgcagcaaagtgtttagtagcaaagtaatatgatagtggtggtaacggtaacaaagtaaagacaaagtaatatttttggtatttttgtagtgattgtaacagtagcaacggaaaagtaaataagcgtaaaccagtatatggaaaactcgtaggcaccggattagcgatggataattatgccggatgtggttcatcatgtaacagtcataacatagggtgacacagaactagctccagttcatcaatgtaatgtaggcatgtattccgtatatagtcatacgtgcttatggaaaagaacttgcatgacatcttttgtcctaccctcccatggcagcggggtcctattggaaactaagggatattaaggcctccttttaatagagaaccggaacaaagcattagcacatagtgaatacatgaactcctcaaactatggtcatcaccgggagtggtcccgattattgtcacttcggggttgccggatcataacacatagtaggtgactatagacttgcaagataggatcaagaacacacatatattcatgaaaacataataggttcagatctgaaatcatggcactcgggccctagtgacaagcattaagcatagcaaagtcatagcaacatcaatctcagaacatagtggatactagggatcaaagcctaacaaaactaactcgattacatgataaatatcatccaacccatcaccgtccagcaagcctacgatgcaattactcacacacgacggtgagcatcatgaaattggtgatggaggatggttgatgatgacgacggcaacgaatctccctctccggagccccgaacggactccaaatcagcccttctgagagagattagggcttggtggcggctccgtgtcgtaaaacgcgatgaaactttctctctgatttttttctccccgaaagccaatatatggagttggagttggcgtcagagggccaccagggggcccacgaggtagggcggcgcgcccaagggggaggggcgcgccccaccctcgtgaacagggtgtgggccccctggtcttcatctttggcgaggattttttattatttattctaagatattccgtggagtttcaggtcattccgagacttttgttttctgcacataaaacaacaccatggcaattctgctgaaaacagcgtcagtccgggttagttccattcaaatcatataagttagagtccaaaacaagggcaaaagtgtttggaaaagtagatacgacggagacgtatcaactcccccaagcttaaacccttgcttgtcctcaagcaattcagttgacaaactgaaatagaaaaagaaaaacttttacaaactctgtttgctcttgttgttgtaaacatgaaaagccagcatttaagtttcagcaattattatgaactaaccatactcacaataacacgtaggtctcacaattactcatatcaatagcataatcagctagcgagccataataataaaactcggatgacaacactttctcaaaataatcataacatgatacaataagatggtatctcgctagccctttctgagactgcaaaacataaatgcagagcacctttaaagatcaaggactgactaaacattgtaattcatggtaaaagagatccagtcaagtcatacccaatataaaccaatcataatgaatgcaaacgacagtgtgctctcaagcgggtgctttttaataagaagggtgatgactcaacataaaagtaaatagataggcccttcgcagagggaagcagggatttgtagaggtgccagagctcgattttgaaatagagataaattatattttgagcggcacactttcattgttaacataacaactaaaagatgacgatatcttccatgctaaacagattataggcggttctcaaacagaatggtaaagtttatactccccttcctccacaagcatcaatccatggcttgctcgaaacaacgagtgcctccaacattcaacgcgtcccaaggggagttttgtttgcagttattttgatttagtttgcataaagcatgggactgggcatcccgaataccagccattttctcgtgaatgaggagcggagtccactcctcttgagaataatccgcctaacacggaagataagggcagctctagttgacatatgagctattcgagcatgcaaaacagaatgtttatttgaaggtttagagcttggcacatacaaatttacttggaatgttaggtaaataccgcatataggtaggtatagtggactcatatgtaataactttggggtttaaggagtttggatgcacaagctgtattcccgcttagtacaggtgaaagctagcaaaagactgggaagcgaccaactgagagagcgacaatagtcataaacatgcattaaaattaatttacaccgaatataagcatgagtaggatataatccaccatgaacataaatattatgaaggctatgttgatatgattcaactacatgcgtgaacatgtgccaagtcgagtcactcaattcatttaaaggaggataccatcctatcataccacatcataatcatctcaatagcatgttggcacgcaaggtaaaccattataactcatagctaatcaagcatggcacaagcaactataatctctaaatgtcattgcaaatatgtttacttcataatagctgaatcaggaacgatgaatcatcatacttacaaaaacaagagaggtcgagttcataccagcttttctcatcccaataagtccatcatatatcatcattattgcctttcacttgcacgaccgaacggtgtgtataataataagagtgcacgtgcattggactaagctggaatatgcaagcattcaactcaagagagaagacaagtaatatgggctctaagtttgtCAGGACccggactcgatgtcacatcgatctagccggtaacacctcatatcactttgcggcctcacgcacggtatccccacgggtgtcgccttacctttgcccgggaccgtttgcgccttttggctcacgtatatgatagtgtcgctagcatacatatgataaggagcccgggctgacatgactagtcgtaaacccaaagtggcacagacttacagggacaggcatccatgacccagcttcgaacgtgtcggtcatcagcaagtgggtccgggctgtagcactgggctagcaggactccggtaaaccgggctgtagcgggctaacaggactccggtactcaaagcgtgacatttccccgaagggacagacacaggaacgaagaaggacacatgccggccagcctaagtgttccagagcagtagcaagctaccatggctcagcggtaacactaggagacatttcccggtaagagaggctactaaggataaacaactaggtagtcagatcccacacataccaagcatttcaatcatacacacaatatgctcgatatgtgcaaatacaacgaagcatcacaacatgactctatgacacaagtactttatttaaggctgagagagccatacataacatacacaaaggtacgggtctcacgacccaacatacaagtcatacagtcatacaaaccagcagcggaagtaacttgtctaagtacagacaactagtaaaataaaagaggcttggaaagcctagctatactacgtggtccttcacaagctcagggtcaccacctgggcctttagcctactcgttgatgtcaacgtctacatagaacccatcagaaggggttgcagcgtcttctgtaaaaatgtagattatagcaacatgagtacaaaggtactcagcaagacttacattagatcctacatatatgcatattatcaagaagggttggtggagttattgcagcaagccagctttgactcttggctagactatcctacgatactacaacttgaaatggttttgcgcacacaagtccactactcaccacttcaatacactaccgaggatccacctccgtcttcctacggaagagccatcctcggcactcacacttatcttgaggcttttagcagtttccatttacttgtctatgaactgtataggcaaccaagtagtcctttaccgcggacgcggctattcgaatagatcatgttaaccctgcaggggtgtacttcttcatacacgctctcaccacttaccgtcgtttacacgacatgtactcggcaaccttcaagcggaagcccaacgtgggtgtcggccacgacctacctaaccacctaagcctccagtccaggtttatcgcctatccaggttccatccgcagggagtccggccgaggtttcccatacggccccgaacgatgtgaacagggttcccgagatacctaacgggtattcggtacaccgtgccacgtacctaccgcatcacagcccaaccctacggtcagcgctgtccacggcctccagtaggctacaaacaccagaaactacttgcaactcctggacggagaactagggtgaataagaagccgagagggtccattggtttcgggcccaatgcatggtagtagctgattcttaaatcacacatacagatctcagtgcttaaggtcggcttcaatgaaacaacccaccatgtactcctacatggcctctcatcgatacctttaccaaatcgtgttcaccacaccactctcattaccgacataatcatttcactctagcccatcacccagatgaaccagacctgacacgactctaagcatagcaggcatagcaaggtaggaacaacacatacatatggctcaatcaactcctacacatgctagtgggtttcatctagttactgtggcaatgacaggtcatgcagaggaaatgggttcaactaccgtagcacacagcagtttgaaacgcgttgtcttaatgcagtaaaagagagcaggagcgagaacatgggattgtatcgatataatcaaatggttggttgcttgcctgatggttcgatgcactgatacggttcttcgttagggtaatcacggtactcctcggaggcagaacctgtcgcaaaggacatcgatacacaaccatcaccaaacaatgtgcaacaatatgatgcatgcatgaaacatggcaatatgagtgtattgggctaatgcaactaaaaccagaagggtttgaacaaatttgaatcaaagattcaaatctcaaactcaaacatggccttttaaagtgcttttccttgttctgcttaaaacatcaatttaacttgtttgatcatgcatgaaaatagtacagatggatagattggatttttctgatcattttcatatataatttgtccaatttggagttacagaataaaagttatgaatttttgaagtttaaaaaatattctggaatttcctgatttaaattaaatccagaaatatatatattgcgccagcatgacgtcagcatgacgtcagtggtcaactgcggctggctggggtcaaacctgacgtgtggggtccacacgtcagtgacaggggggtttaacagggttaatttattcctaattaggggttagtggcgttggggcccactgtcagtgtcaggggggttaattaaacggtgattagcactaatctgaccacctggccgacggggcccacgcgtcagtgaccctgggggggtcaaaccccaggtcaaacaggtcaaacccaccggcgacatgacgccggcggggcccgagacggcggcgcgatgcggaaacgcgctacagggcacgggcgaggccgtgcttgggctcgttggagagcccttgctcccgcgcgtcgaacggtggtggtggccgcgccTGAGGTGGccagtaccgacgacggcgagctcgcgagcggcggccggagttcggccaacggcgggttaggcgatgcagggcgctaggggaggcgttggtgcgtgctacgtgctcctggtgaggtgtggagcacgttggtgtgctcggttgggcgctacggtgaccgtggccacgacggcgacgaggcacggcggcggcgagcttcggagctcaagggggcggcagctacaggaggctagggacgacggggcaagggggaatcgagtcagtggctcaccgcggagctgcagggatggttagagggctcggggacgtccggtagctcccgattcgacggcgacgatctccggtggccgaggaggggaacggcgacgtgggcggcgatgcagagcttccggagGGGCTtgacttggtggggaggaagagggggtcgcggcggagcttctgagctcaacggaggggcgaggggtggccggagacggctgctatggcgaacggcggcgacggtggtgttcggccgtgtgagagagagagcgagggagaggagggaagaaccgaggaagagtgagagagagcaggggggagggcgtggcgtcgtccggggcatcgagggcgacgagaagggcgccaggcaggcaaggagggaggtggcgtggc contains:
- the LOC119276944 gene encoding uncharacterized protein LOC119276944; this encodes MEGPFPLLVHDLGNRTDDCQTRFSISNQAVSTAAIHQLKDYRCFESPQGWVLALEPASLHTFLWRPQDGQRISLPSPKQEFPRRCKCLLSDKPSSTSSCTVLVLDLDQPNLLVCRIGGSQWDSYNYELTMFLADDKPREIHMAKLKGIAAVGGKVYYTFMGHALGVVEFSPELSLTEFEVDMVELPDTMPFTSTYLVESCGDLFMVVVVFLGHNVHKIDKVDVYKMDFSRPEWCKVDRIGDRVFLLGGDSIGASNFGASCSASEHGLSSNCIYFLNNIAAEENYLHIFNLEKGTEEVQRPFRHKNGCLLPPPRPPMWLLPTDD